From Enterococcus wangshanyuanii, the proteins below share one genomic window:
- a CDS encoding 6-phospho-beta-glucosidase encodes MTNKIGDNFLWGGAIAAHQAEGAWNIEGKGLSIADVMTAGGNGIPRKITQGVIEGEYYPNHEAIDFYHHYKEDIELFKELGLKCFRTSIAWSRIFPKGVEEEPNEAGLLYYDRLFDTLIEHGIEPVITLSHFEMPYYIYEKFGGFSNKEVIPLFVKFATCVFERYKDKVTYWMTFNEINNQADGQDPLHVWTNSAMIIEDETKKEELVFQAGINELIASAAAVIEGKKINPDFQIGCMMAYVPVYPYSCNPEDMMASVKANERRFFYNDIHARGKVPTYALKYWAEKNYQIDISKEELAILKEGTVDYIGFSYYMSGTISTLEEIEGQATEDIQQAKIVKNPYIEVSDWGWPIDEVGLRYVLNTVYQRYDLPMFIVENGFGAYDQLTEDNTVHDDYRVEYLSKHIEQMKKAIVEDGVPVIGYTPWGVIDIVSFGSGEMEKRYGMIYVDKDNEGNGTLQRLKKDSFSWYQKVIETNGEKL; translated from the coding sequence ATGACGAATAAAATAGGAGATAATTTTTTATGGGGCGGCGCGATTGCAGCTCATCAAGCAGAAGGTGCTTGGAATATAGAGGGGAAAGGGCTGAGCATCGCTGATGTAATGACTGCTGGTGGAAATGGGATTCCTCGAAAAATAACACAAGGAGTCATTGAGGGAGAATATTACCCAAACCATGAAGCAATTGACTTTTATCATCATTACAAAGAAGATATTGAATTGTTTAAAGAATTAGGCTTAAAATGTTTTCGGACCTCTATCGCATGGAGTCGGATTTTTCCTAAAGGAGTAGAAGAGGAGCCCAATGAGGCGGGATTATTATATTATGATCGTTTATTTGATACATTGATCGAACATGGGATCGAGCCAGTGATCACGTTGTCTCATTTTGAAATGCCGTACTATATTTACGAGAAGTTTGGTGGTTTTTCAAACAAAGAAGTCATTCCTTTATTCGTAAAATTTGCTACTTGTGTTTTTGAACGCTACAAAGACAAAGTAACTTACTGGATGACATTCAATGAAATCAATAATCAGGCCGACGGACAAGATCCATTGCACGTCTGGACAAATTCAGCGATGATCATAGAAGATGAGACGAAAAAAGAAGAGCTTGTTTTTCAGGCGGGGATCAATGAACTGATTGCCAGTGCTGCAGCTGTGATTGAGGGGAAAAAAATTAATCCTGATTTTCAAATCGGTTGTATGATGGCGTATGTTCCTGTGTATCCATACTCATGTAATCCTGAGGATATGATGGCTTCAGTCAAAGCAAATGAACGCAGATTTTTCTATAATGATATTCATGCCCGCGGAAAAGTACCAACCTATGCACTAAAATATTGGGCGGAAAAAAACTATCAGATAGACATTAGTAAAGAAGAGTTAGCTATTTTGAAAGAAGGAACCGTTGATTATATCGGATTTAGCTACTATATGTCTGGCACGATATCAACGCTTGAAGAGATCGAAGGACAGGCGACAGAAGATATTCAACAGGCCAAAATAGTCAAAAACCCGTATATCGAGGTCTCTGACTGGGGCTGGCCTATCGATGAAGTTGGTTTGCGTTATGTGTTGAATACCGTTTATCAACGCTATGATTTGCCAATGTTTATTGTGGAAAATGGATTTGGCGCTTATGATCAACTGACTGAAGACAATACCGTTCATGATGACTACCGTGTGGAGTATTTAAGCAAGCACATCGAACAAATGAAAAAAGCAATCGTAGAAGACGGTGTACCTGTCATTGGCTACACTCCTTGGGGTGTGATCGATATCGTAAGTTTCGGCAGCGGTGAGATGGAAAAACGCTACGGGATGATCTACGTGGATAAAGATAATGAAGGCAACGGAACCCTTCAACGCTTAAAGAAAGACTCCTTTTCTTGGTATCAAAAAGTGATTGAAACGAATGGCGAGAAGCTTTAA
- a CDS encoding MurR/RpiR family transcriptional regulator, producing MAIFDYLKLNDLSSVEQEIYRFIVNNLEKIPYMRVRDIADGAHVSSTSVFRFVQKIGFHSFPEFRFYIGTHLENVRQDETKKHIGIEERVDSLNMGIFHPDVEYQIKNMALALRDSDCILFMGMGASGAIAQYSARKLASLGYLSIALDDLTYPIRSFLRRDQKNVIIFLSVSGETKELIEVIAGLEDKNIVKKYCITLNKKSTLAQQCDYSIEYEIKEERKDIYLDLTSQLPSIAILETLISYLKDFRKDQ from the coding sequence ATGGCGATATTTGATTACCTAAAATTAAATGACCTGTCCTCTGTAGAACAAGAAATTTACCGATTTATTGTGAATAATCTAGAGAAAATCCCCTATATGCGTGTTCGTGACATTGCAGATGGTGCACATGTTTCCTCAACATCTGTCTTTCGCTTTGTTCAGAAAATCGGTTTTCATTCTTTTCCTGAATTTCGTTTTTATATCGGCACTCATTTAGAGAATGTTCGTCAAGATGAAACTAAAAAGCACATTGGGATCGAAGAACGAGTGGACTCTTTGAATATGGGCATCTTTCATCCTGATGTGGAATATCAAATAAAGAATATGGCACTTGCCTTGCGTGATAGTGACTGCATTTTATTCATGGGAATGGGTGCATCAGGGGCCATTGCCCAGTATAGCGCAAGAAAACTCGCTAGTTTAGGCTATTTATCGATTGCTCTGGATGATTTGACCTATCCTATTCGAAGTTTTTTACGCAGAGATCAAAAAAATGTGATTATTTTTCTAAGTGTTTCTGGTGAAACGAAAGAATTGATCGAAGTGATTGCAGGATTAGAAGATAAGAATATCGTAAAAAAATATTGTATTACCTTAAATAAAAAAAGTACGCTGGCTCAACAATGTGACTACTCTATCGAGTATGAAATCAAAGAAGAGCGTAAGGATATCTACCTAGATCTGACGAGTCAGTTACCTTCGATCGCTATTTTGGAAACGCTTATCAGTTATTTGAAGGATTTTCGTAAGGATCAGTGA
- a CDS encoding helix-turn-helix domain-containing protein — protein MDISLGTLKRSVKLIEEDFRLFKCEDKIQLLYNEDTKTYQLNIAGDFSLQFVFLFYLKESIRFKLLEGMFTDTLGDISEVADQFYLTYSSLRRELQYLKKELSKYGLSIDTKKRIKIQGDELHIRFFYTVLYLDSYGGQSWPFPYIHQHEINQICTLFPTEIYNPTVAAKKILLSFFTANSLVRAKNGHIIDPSIMNVPLFDSKHSSYQPAIDKLSAIFKKMLPLANEEQRLIEIKTLLSCVLAFGSYPGVPRVSHFFYLNKELQEQDFLSSVLHLMNQLEDYAISPLTNDEYNSIFNKLCLTHYRVQLFNNKAFINLPIWTNPNDDLLTYNRQRTALFTEALEQEFTHPIMSKFLDYKNYLLFEYHNILLHTLDWEKHKPNIRVLFLSKYSTNKLENMVTSSFKALYNFDSTYELTSQVDLIISDMILSSQTLSTIGATQPTIYVQPTVSVADYRTIAKKLSELTWKKMKQTEHL, from the coding sequence TTGGATATCTCTTTAGGAACACTTAAGCGTTCCGTAAAACTGATTGAGGAGGATTTTCGACTGTTTAAATGTGAGGACAAAATCCAGCTACTCTACAATGAAGATACTAAAACCTATCAATTGAACATTGCTGGAGATTTCTCATTACAATTCGTTTTTCTATTTTATTTGAAGGAATCGATTCGATTCAAATTGCTTGAGGGGATGTTTACGGATACTTTAGGTGATATATCTGAAGTGGCGGATCAGTTTTATCTCACATATTCTTCATTAAGAAGAGAACTTCAATACTTAAAGAAGGAATTGTCAAAATACGGATTGAGCATTGATACTAAAAAGAGAATTAAAATCCAGGGCGATGAATTGCATATTCGATTTTTCTACACCGTTCTCTATTTAGATTCATATGGCGGACAATCTTGGCCTTTCCCATATATTCATCAGCATGAGATCAATCAAATTTGTACTTTATTTCCTACAGAAATTTATAACCCTACCGTTGCTGCTAAAAAAATCTTACTTAGTTTTTTTACTGCAAATTCGCTCGTTCGTGCAAAAAATGGCCATATAATCGATCCATCTATTATGAATGTCCCATTATTTGACTCTAAACATTCTTCTTATCAGCCTGCCATTGATAAGCTAAGTGCCATTTTCAAAAAAATGCTTCCTCTTGCAAATGAAGAGCAGCGTCTTATTGAGATTAAAACATTATTAAGCTGTGTTTTAGCATTTGGTAGTTACCCTGGCGTCCCTAGAGTATCCCATTTCTTTTATTTAAATAAAGAATTACAGGAACAAGATTTTTTAAGCAGTGTTCTTCATTTGATGAATCAATTAGAAGATTATGCGATTTCTCCACTCACTAATGATGAATACAACTCGATTTTCAATAAACTTTGTTTAACGCACTATCGTGTTCAACTCTTTAACAACAAAGCTTTTATTAATTTACCTATTTGGACAAATCCTAACGATGATCTGCTGACTTATAATAGACAGCGTACCGCTTTATTTACAGAAGCACTCGAACAGGAGTTTACACACCCTATCATGTCTAAGTTTTTAGATTACAAAAACTATTTACTTTTTGAGTATCACAATATTTTATTGCATACTTTAGATTGGGAAAAACATAAGCCGAATATTCGCGTACTGTTTCTTTCAAAATACAGTACGAATAAATTAGAGAATATGGTTACTAGCAGTTTTAAAGCATTGTATAATTTTGACTCTACCTATGAACTTACGTCTCAAGTGGATTTGATCATAAGTGACATGATTTTATCTAGTCAAACCCTTTCTACAATTGGCGCTACCCAACCAACGATTTATGTTCAACCGACGGTTTCTGTCGCTGATTATAGAACGATTGCTAAAAAATTGTCTGAATTGACATGGAAAAAAATGAAACAAACAGAGCATCTTTAA
- a CDS encoding RNA polymerase sigma factor, with protein sequence MKKDVTVEEALLSLGQEVIQVLIKKGSTLEDAEDAVSKTYDTLFSTFITLKQENLRPWFFRVSFNNYIDLFRKRKREMEYTAQYSEFRSNLIHEPQDFWLIIDSLKNEEQELLWLKYYYQLSYEEIAVILDMKVETVKKRLYRTRKKLKVDWKEEGWI encoded by the coding sequence ATGAAGAAGGATGTGACAGTTGAAGAAGCGCTACTTTCATTAGGACAAGAAGTGATCCAAGTACTAATAAAAAAGGGGAGTACATTAGAAGATGCAGAGGACGCAGTTTCTAAAACCTATGATACGCTATTTTCTACGTTTATTACTCTCAAACAGGAAAATTTGCGGCCCTGGTTTTTTAGAGTCTCGTTCAATAATTATATTGATCTATTTAGAAAAAGGAAACGTGAGATGGAGTATACCGCTCAATATAGTGAGTTTCGATCGAATCTGATACATGAACCACAAGATTTTTGGTTGATTATTGATTCTTTAAAAAATGAAGAACAAGAACTATTATGGCTTAAATATTACTATCAGCTCTCTTATGAGGAGATTGCTGTTATCTTGGATATGAAAGTAGAAACAGTAAAAAAACGCTTATATAGAACTCGAAAAAAATTAAAAGTAGATTGGAAGGAAGAAGGATGGATTTAA
- a CDS encoding anti sigma factor C-terminal domain-containing protein, whose product MDLNKSIKKAKRKQLVMFSCISMIIFLIMSILLVITVDKVSTRNYHKLDKALFAYQTIASPNTQIDSQVISNSSIFGGEVVTNQSKNIDGYIVPWSSLRSKYSLFKQSIDYNELMPSWYHSSKNSYEYNRQTKQKVATFYNPKIEHYYDGVKNELDDIQAIEDSVAEVAISFDQPYTYNEVKKMFPENVNVVWLYLFSEESDESQGPSGMPVYGFQLNVDEKNRIIDAEADKENFFRSFKTAVSSANSQEVTAFIDENQDKKLEDIKIRGVMVTGQVQNLANLKEASFIRGSSIGVTVPMVPYITPEK is encoded by the coding sequence ATGGATTTAAATAAAAGTATCAAAAAAGCAAAACGAAAGCAGCTAGTGATGTTTAGTTGTATCTCAATGATCATTTTTTTGATTATGTCGATTTTGTTGGTCATTACTGTAGATAAAGTCTCAACAAGGAATTATCATAAATTAGATAAAGCACTGTTTGCCTATCAAACGATCGCTTCTCCGAATACACAAATAGATTCACAAGTGATTTCCAACAGCTCAATTTTTGGCGGAGAGGTCGTTACGAATCAATCGAAAAATATAGATGGTTATATTGTCCCTTGGAGTAGTCTACGTAGTAAGTATAGTTTGTTCAAACAATCGATCGACTACAATGAACTGATGCCTTCTTGGTACCATTCATCAAAAAATTCATATGAGTACAATCGTCAAACGAAACAAAAAGTTGCTACGTTTTATAATCCAAAGATCGAACATTATTATGATGGCGTAAAAAATGAATTGGATGACATTCAGGCTATAGAAGATTCTGTCGCCGAGGTAGCGATTTCTTTTGATCAGCCATATACCTATAATGAAGTGAAGAAAATGTTCCCAGAGAATGTCAATGTTGTATGGTTATACCTGTTTTCTGAAGAAAGTGATGAAAGTCAGGGGCCTTCTGGCATGCCTGTGTACGGTTTTCAATTAAATGTAGATGAAAAAAATCGAATAATCGATGCGGAAGCGGACAAAGAGAATTTCTTTCGCTCGTTTAAAACAGCTGTCTCCTCTGCGAATAGTCAAGAAGTCACAGCGTTCATTGATGAGAATCAAGACAAAAAGCTGGAGGATATAAAAATTAGAGGCGTAATGGTCACAGGACAAGTACAAAATTTGGCTAATTTAAAAGAGGCGTCCTTTATTAGAGGGAGTTCGATCGGTGTGACTGTTCCGATGGTTCCATACATTACGCCGGAAAAATAA
- a CDS encoding LysR family transcriptional regulator, with amino-acid sequence MNFIYLQSFYHVVSTNSYSKTANQLGYSQSNISYHIHKLEEQYGRELLFKRKEKIVLTKAGELVFTFAQSLMKEHHKLLNQLEQENEVLRIGTIESLSSSLMITYLSKLRKLYPEMKFRVSVEDEQTLFDLLAKDELDLIFIFDEMTTNTMNYVHLYAEETFELVTHKKNMVDHPASYEMILTDNKCSYRKAFLEQYRSAMNISIALELANPEDIKKLLSSGNETAFLPKYATKDLSSQDFIHSPLPLNRPFYLQWLFADEKKNSQLDKLISLLLEDPHYEVKIKK; translated from the coding sequence ATGAATTTCATCTATCTTCAATCTTTTTACCATGTCGTATCAACGAATTCCTACTCAAAAACAGCCAATCAGCTAGGATATTCTCAAAGTAATATCAGCTATCATATCCATAAACTAGAAGAGCAATATGGACGGGAATTATTATTCAAGAGAAAAGAAAAAATTGTTCTGACGAAGGCTGGCGAATTAGTCTTCACATTTGCTCAATCATTGATGAAAGAACATCATAAACTTCTCAACCAACTAGAACAAGAAAACGAAGTTCTTAGAATCGGAACGATCGAAAGTCTTTCTTCCAGCCTGATGATCACCTATTTGTCAAAACTTCGGAAACTTTATCCTGAAATGAAATTTCGAGTGAGTGTAGAAGACGAGCAAACACTTTTTGACTTGCTAGCAAAAGATGAACTGGACTTGATTTTTATATTTGATGAGATGACAACAAATACGATGAATTACGTTCATTTATATGCTGAAGAAACCTTTGAATTGGTCACCCATAAAAAGAATATGGTCGATCATCCAGCATCTTACGAAATGATTTTGACCGATAACAAATGCAGCTATCGCAAAGCCTTTCTTGAACAATATCGTTCTGCTATGAACATTTCGATTGCGTTGGAACTAGCGAATCCTGAGGATATAAAAAAGTTACTATCCTCAGGAAACGAGACTGCCTTTCTTCCGAAATATGCCACGAAAGATCTGAGTTCACAAGATTTCATCCATTCTCCCTTACCTTTAAATAGACCTTTCTATTTACAATGGCTATTCGCAGATGAAAAGAAGAACAGCCAACTCGATAAACTCATCTCGCTCCTTCTTGAAGATCCTCATTATGAAGTAAAAATAAAAAAATAG
- a CDS encoding WxL domain-containing protein, translated as MTKQKLISSLALSALVLGIATPALADEATSNATVTFVEDEGPTDPGNPGEPDPDPDPGEPDPEPGGGGGENGPLRIDYVSHMQFGEQKISGSTKAYHPLLAKWNYEEGSVYIPQFIQITDNRGTNDGWDLQVERTEFQTANEDILAGAELTITNGEVVNMGDAPSSATPSTVNKTVTIPVGSATKVMAANEDQGMATWSYSFGEPKDRNEASTDPKEENQDVTLSVPGTSKKIANEEYSSELTWTLVASEA; from the coding sequence ATGACTAAACAAAAATTGATCAGCAGCCTTGCACTAAGTGCATTAGTACTAGGGATTGCAACTCCTGCTTTAGCAGATGAAGCAACATCAAACGCAACTGTAACATTCGTTGAAGATGAAGGCCCGACAGATCCAGGTAACCCAGGTGAGCCTGATCCAGATCCAGATCCAGGTGAACCAGATCCAGAACCCGGTGGAGGTGGCGGTGAAAACGGCCCTCTAAGAATTGACTATGTATCACACATGCAATTCGGAGAACAAAAAATTTCAGGTAGCACAAAAGCTTACCATCCACTATTAGCAAAATGGAACTATGAAGAAGGATCTGTCTACATTCCTCAATTCATCCAAATCACTGATAACCGCGGAACAAATGACGGATGGGATTTACAAGTAGAACGTACTGAATTCCAAACAGCTAACGAAGATATCTTAGCTGGAGCAGAACTTACAATCACGAACGGTGAAGTTGTAAATATGGGCGATGCGCCATCATCTGCAACACCATCAACAGTCAATAAAACAGTAACGATCCCAGTAGGTAGCGCAACGAAAGTAATGGCTGCTAATGAAGATCAAGGAATGGCAACATGGTCATACTCTTTTGGTGAACCTAAAGATAGAAATGAAGCTTCAACAGATCCAAAAGAAGAAAACCAAGATGTCACTTTATCAGTACCAGGAACATCTAAAAAAATCGCTAATGAAGAATATTCTTCTGAGTTGACTTGGACATTAGTAGCAAGCGAAGCTTAA
- a CDS encoding PTS sugar transporter subunit IIC, with product MQKFNEIIDRSLVPVATKLNNQRHIAAVRDAFMLIFPLTISASLVILVNNILFSNDSFVVQLLRLSSIFPNLESAQQVLSSVANGTINIMSIFITYLVAQILAKHFEADSTLVGLTSIACFMILYPKPFNADDLNVISTQYLGAQGLFVAMIVGCLVGEFLPKLFKVKRMQIKMPEMVPPAVSRSFSSMIPIVIVVGVAAIINFLVLMIAPEGINELIYKGIQSPLRDLGGNVVGVLLLAFIQTLLFSIGIHGPNTLNAVRSAIFTEQDLANLDFVNQGGSLWDVPYKETWGILNDMFANMGGTGMTMGLIIAIFIASKRPEQREIAKMSLVPGIFQINEPIIFGLPIVLNPLLIIPFILVPMVNILIGYFVTVVWQIMPSPAIGVPWTTPGIINLFLGTGGNIVAVVVGIVCLAVSTVIYLPFVIASNRAQKIEL from the coding sequence ATGCAAAAATTCAATGAGATCATCGATCGCTCACTAGTGCCGGTTGCGACGAAGCTAAATAATCAACGGCATATTGCAGCGGTCAGAGATGCTTTTATGCTGATTTTTCCATTGACGATTTCGGCGTCACTCGTTATTTTAGTCAACAATATTTTATTTTCAAACGACAGTTTTGTTGTGCAATTATTACGATTATCGAGTATTTTTCCAAATTTAGAAAGTGCTCAGCAAGTACTATCTTCTGTAGCCAATGGAACGATCAACATCATGAGTATCTTTATTACGTATTTAGTCGCTCAAATTTTAGCGAAGCATTTCGAAGCAGATTCGACTTTGGTTGGTCTAACAAGTATTGCTTGTTTTATGATCTTGTACCCAAAACCTTTTAACGCTGACGACTTGAATGTGATCAGCACACAATATTTAGGGGCGCAAGGATTATTTGTGGCAATGATCGTTGGCTGTTTGGTCGGAGAATTTTTACCAAAACTTTTTAAAGTTAAACGCATGCAAATCAAGATGCCGGAAATGGTTCCACCGGCTGTATCTCGTTCTTTCTCAAGTATGATCCCGATTGTGATCGTTGTAGGAGTAGCTGCAATTATCAACTTTTTAGTTCTGATGATTGCACCAGAAGGAATCAATGAATTGATTTATAAAGGAATCCAGAGTCCGCTGCGTGATCTTGGCGGAAATGTAGTAGGTGTTTTATTGCTGGCTTTTATCCAAACCTTGCTATTTTCAATCGGGATTCACGGGCCAAATACCTTGAATGCGGTTCGTTCTGCTATTTTTACGGAACAGGATCTAGCGAACCTTGACTTTGTCAATCAAGGAGGATCACTTTGGGATGTACCGTATAAAGAAACTTGGGGCATTTTAAATGATATGTTCGCAAATATGGGCGGAACAGGTATGACAATGGGACTGATCATTGCGATTTTTATTGCTTCAAAACGTCCGGAACAAAGAGAAATTGCCAAAATGTCGTTAGTTCCTGGTATTTTCCAAATCAATGAGCCAATCATTTTTGGTCTGCCGATCGTTTTAAATCCATTATTGATCATTCCGTTTATCTTAGTTCCGATGGTCAACATTTTGATCGGTTACTTTGTGACAGTCGTATGGCAGATCATGCCTTCGCCAGCAATAGGCGTACCGTGGACGACGCCTGGGATCATCAATCTGTTCTTAGGAACCGGTGGAAATATCGTTGCAGTAGTAGTAGGGATCGTTTGTTTGGCCGTATCGACAGTCATTTACCTTCCTTTCGTCATTGCATCGAACCGAGCACAAAAAATCGAGTTATAA
- a CDS encoding WxL domain-containing protein — translation MKLNKLHLVSGVALAAIAVSAVTPAFAAEEVGGQTNSQGTITFSDDGDGGEEGGGGGIIDPVDPENPDIEEPGGGGNGGGDMEGPLTIDFVSGIDFGNRKISGSTQKYYAKYNGSVNSEGETVYLPTFVQVTDNRGKNDGWKLEVSNTQFVDADTNEELAGAVLTLGSDNQVFTQNDNGDSTKVAAKGNIKLDGQANDQTIVTPSTDKGMGVNSIAFGTEEYGNATDTNSAVTLEVPGKAKKNEDATYVSELTWTLSQTEV, via the coding sequence ATGAAATTAAACAAACTACACCTAGTTAGCGGTGTGGCTTTAGCTGCGATCGCAGTATCAGCCGTAACACCAGCATTTGCAGCAGAAGAAGTAGGCGGACAAACAAATTCTCAAGGAACGATCACATTCAGCGATGACGGTGACGGTGGAGAAGAAGGCGGCGGCGGTGGAATCATCGATCCGGTCGATCCAGAAAATCCAGACATTGAAGAGCCAGGCGGCGGCGGAAATGGTGGAGGAGACATGGAAGGTCCACTAACAATTGATTTCGTATCAGGTATTGACTTTGGTAACCGTAAAATCTCAGGTAGTACACAAAAATATTATGCAAAATACAATGGTTCAGTAAACTCTGAAGGTGAAACTGTCTATTTACCAACATTTGTTCAAGTAACGGATAACCGTGGTAAAAATGATGGATGGAAATTAGAAGTTTCAAATACACAATTTGTAGATGCTGATACAAATGAAGAATTAGCAGGAGCTGTTTTAACTCTTGGTTCAGATAACCAAGTATTTACACAAAACGACAATGGCGATTCTACAAAAGTAGCTGCAAAAGGGAACATTAAATTAGATGGGCAAGCGAATGATCAAACGATCGTGACACCTTCAACAGATAAAGGTATGGGTGTAAACAGTATTGCTTTCGGTACTGAAGAGTACGGTAATGCTACTGACACAAACAGCGCTGTAACATTAGAAGTTCCTGGTAAAGCTAAGAAAAATGAAGATGCAACATACGTATCTGAATTAACTTGGACATTATCTCAAACAGAAGTATAA
- a CDS encoding ROK family protein, producing the protein MYVGFDIGGTTVKYGVLDENGTILEKGSIKTEYEPDSFYASLLAIVKDAQTRFQIKGIGMSAPGIVQQDGLMLTAGAIRPLYGENFKEKLTALTGLPVTVENDANAVAIAEKWIGNAIGMENYLCLVLGTGVGGGIVINGKVYRGAHGMAGEFGWMMIDKLPEKGDIEAVSINKRSAIVGGLIPLYNEAQKQRQKNVSPINDAREIFALAEEGDALAIEITKQFYVDLSVGLVNLISCFDPEAILIGGGVSANKTFHRELQKTLVEVETRHASINYLRGKTIAPVIPAKLENDAGLIGAVYQIHQAVTK; encoded by the coding sequence ATGTATGTAGGATTTGATATAGGTGGAACGACGGTCAAATATGGTGTGCTGGATGAAAATGGGACGATTTTAGAAAAAGGAAGTATCAAGACGGAATATGAACCTGATTCTTTTTATGCCAGTCTTTTAGCGATTGTCAAAGATGCACAGACACGGTTTCAAATTAAAGGAATCGGTATGAGTGCGCCGGGAATCGTACAGCAAGATGGACTTATGTTGACTGCTGGGGCAATCAGACCGTTGTATGGAGAAAATTTTAAAGAAAAATTGACAGCGCTGACAGGTCTGCCGGTAACGGTCGAAAATGATGCAAACGCAGTAGCGATCGCAGAAAAATGGATCGGAAATGCTATTGGCATGGAGAATTATTTGTGTTTGGTGTTGGGAACGGGTGTTGGTGGAGGAATTGTGATCAATGGAAAGGTTTATCGTGGAGCACATGGCATGGCTGGTGAATTTGGCTGGATGATGATCGATAAGTTACCGGAAAAAGGTGATATTGAAGCGGTTTCGATCAATAAACGAAGCGCAATCGTCGGTGGATTGATCCCGCTTTATAATGAAGCACAGAAACAAAGACAAAAAAATGTTAGTCCGATCAATGATGCGAGAGAAATTTTTGCTTTAGCTGAAGAAGGAGATGCTCTTGCTATAGAGATCACTAAGCAATTTTATGTCGACTTGTCTGTTGGATTAGTCAATCTAATTAGCTGCTTTGATCCGGAGGCTATTTTAATTGGCGGTGGTGTCAGCGCGAACAAAACGTTCCATAGAGAACTTCAGAAAACACTAGTAGAAGTCGAAACAAGACATGCGTCGATCAATTATTTGAGAGGAAAAACGATCGCACCCGTGATTCCGGCAAAATTAGAAAATGATGCTGGGCTGATTGGTGCAGTCTATCAGATCCATCAAGCGGTCACTAAATAA
- a CDS encoding rhodanese-like domain-containing protein yields the protein MKKYISQVFNDNVKSIEGNRFSEKLMYETDIADLAFDFYHQLVDYTILDVRSQKDFQECHIPRAISCPGGNLPQDTLEVGAKIVVYCWGPSCNGATKAAMKLMARGYQVKELLGGIEYWAKENCPLEGKNTSRALFWDYASLG from the coding sequence ATGAAAAAGTATATTTCTCAAGTATTCAATGATAATGTAAAATCGATCGAAGGGAATCGTTTCTCTGAAAAATTGATGTATGAAACAGATATTGCCGATTTGGCATTTGATTTTTACCACCAGTTGGTTGATTACACGATTTTAGATGTTCGCAGCCAAAAAGATTTTCAGGAGTGTCATATACCAAGGGCTATTTCCTGTCCAGGAGGGAATTTGCCTCAGGATACGCTGGAAGTCGGCGCTAAAATCGTTGTCTATTGCTGGGGTCCTTCCTGTAATGGTGCAACTAAAGCCGCTATGAAGTTAATGGCGAGAGGGTATCAGGTGAAAGAATTATTGGGAGGAATCGAATACTGGGCAAAAGAAAACTGTCCGTTAGAGGGAAAAAATACTTCTAGAGCACTTTTTTGGGATTATGCTTCATTGGGCTAG